The DNA region CCGCCCGGACGGCTTCGTCGCCGTCGCCGAACGTCTTCGAGAGACCGCGGACCGAGAGGGCGGGCGCCGCGTCCGTCGACGCGCCGTCGCGTTCGGGAACCGGATCGCCGTCCTCGGGGACCCGTTCGGGTGCCGTCGTCATGATGGGAACGGGTAGCGGGTGTCAGCGTATAACCATTTCCTGTACGGCCGTTCAGTTTGAGATCTGATACGACGTAACCGTTTTTCGACCGGCCGGGGAAGCGGTGGTATGGTCGAGGGAAGCGGGTCCGGGGAAACGGACGGGCAGCAGGGGGTGGCCGGTGCCGGGGACGGGTCGAGCGGCGCGGGGGTCGATCCGACCGCGGTCTTCGAGCTGCTCGCCGACGAGACGCGGCTCTCGATCGTCAGAGAGCTGGCCGTCGAGCGCTACTCGAACTGGCGGTGGTCCGGGAAGACGTTCGCGGAGCTGCGCCGGGCGGTCGGGGTCGAAGACGCCGGCAACTTCAGCTATCACCTGGAGAAGCTGAGGGGGCGGCTGGTCGTCAAGGAGGGGGACGAGTACTACCTGCTCAACCACGGCCTCCAGATCGTCGGCGCCGTCGAATCGGGGCGCTACAGCGACGCGAGCGAGGTGGTCCGCGGGGCGACGAGCTACGACTGTCCGTACCCGGACTGCGAGCGCGCGCTCGAAGGCATCTACGAGGACCAGTACTTCCGCCTGCGCTGTCCCGACCACCACCGGTTCGCCGCGACGATCCTCCCGCCGACCGTCGCCGTCGCCCACTCGCCCGACGAACTCGTCGAGATCATGACGGTCGACACCCGACAGGAGGTCCAGCGGGCCCGCGCGGGCGTCTGCCCCAACTGCTGGGGCCCCGTCGATGTGGCGCTCCCCGCCGAAGACCCGACGCTGGCCTCCCAGATCGAACCGGACCTGCCCGACGACGCGCTCCTCGCGACGTTCGACTGCCGGCAGTGCGGGCTCTCCTTCGAGATGCCGCCCGGCGCCTGCGTCGTCGACCACCCCGCCGTCGTCGCCTTCCACCACGACCACGGCGAGGACATCCGCGGCCGCCCCTACGTCGCCCTCCCGTTCTGCGGGATCGGTCGCGCCGCCCTCGAATCCGAGGACCCGGTCCGCGTCAGGGTGGACGTGCGACTCGACGGCGACGCGCTCCACCTGTGGCTCGACGGGGAGACGGACGTGGTGGCGTACGACCGCGAGGCGAACGTCGGCGAGGTCGACCGCGCGGCGGAGTGACCGGCGCCGACCCGCGCTCACTCCTGCAGTCGCTTGGTCTTCTGGACGAGCGGGTGGTGGGCGTAGTCGACGACCGCGATGTCGTCGATCGAGTGCAGGTCCTCCTTCTCGGCGGTCCTGGCCATCCCGAGGTCGACCGGCTCGGAGAGGACGATGACGTAGGCGTCCATCGCCTCGATGTCCAGCCGGGCGGCGGCCTTGACGCGGTGGTGGCCGTCCGCCAGCAGCAGGTCGCCGTCGTTGTCGATGACGACGAGCGGTTCGGCCAGCCCGCGGTCGAGCTCGTAGCGACGGCCCTCCAGTTCGTCGGCGTAGACCTTCGCCTGGGTCGGCGTCAGCTCGGCGAGCGGGACCTCCCGGCGCTCCTGGGAGACGGCGACGCCGTGGATGTTCTCCAGCGTCTGCATCAGGTTGTCCACCTTCCCCGGCGTGGCCCGCTCGATCTGCGAGCGGATCACGTCGGCGTTGGAGATGATGCCCACGAGGTTGCCGGCGT from Halosimplex halophilum includes:
- a CDS encoding winged helix-turn-helix domain-containing protein, whose protein sequence is MVEGSGSGETDGQQGVAGAGDGSSGAGVDPTAVFELLADETRLSIVRELAVERYSNWRWSGKTFAELRRAVGVEDAGNFSYHLEKLRGRLVVKEGDEYYLLNHGLQIVGAVESGRYSDASEVVRGATSYDCPYPDCERALEGIYEDQYFRLRCPDHHRFAATILPPTVAVAHSPDELVEIMTVDTRQEVQRARAGVCPNCWGPVDVALPAEDPTLASQIEPDLPDDALLATFDCRQCGLSFEMPPGACVVDHPAVVAFHHDHGEDIRGRPYVALPFCGIGRAALESEDPVRVRVDVRLDGDALHLWLDGETDVVAYDREANVGEVDRAAE
- a CDS encoding CBS domain-containing protein, translating into MVEEGALTVKDYMTREVDTVSPDDTVEDVATLIAESTEHSGFPVTDGRHVEGFVSARDLLQEPDHEPIFKVMSDDLLVAHPEMDIDDAARVILRSGIQKLPVVDDAGNLVGIISNADVIRSQIERATPGKVDNLMQTLENIHGVAVSQERREVPLAELTPTQAKVYADELEGRRYELDRGLAEPLVVIDNDGDLLLADGHHRVKAAARLDIEAMDAYVIVLSEPVDLGMARTAEKEDLHSIDDIAVVDYAHHPLVQKTKRLQE